The sequence TCGAAAAAATCTGCCTTCGGTCACCGCACTAATAgctatacatgatatataacacCGAAAGGTGACTAACTATAGAATAAATTCGACgaatacataaaacaatataaaccaGCACATAAAAAGTCACAGCCGAGTTAGCCGAAGAGATCAACGCACAAAGTGACGTCAGATTTGAATTTCCAAAACTTTGCCTAAAATAGGATATAATTAGGATCAAATATAAGATTAGGTATGTAATACTGatacaacatttatttataacaatgaatactatttaatataaaattgtggTAGTATTTCGATAACAAATTGTATAATGGAACTATGTCGGTGTTAGAATGATGATTAGTAATAAACTATCGCATAGTATAAGCAAAGCAATCTCTTGCAGGCAATTATATGAATACCTCAGAGGCTCTACCTTTATAATATATGTAccttttactgaacattattcgATTTAGATTCACATTATCgtgtttatttagaaaatagtTTCCTTACGTCTCTTCTAAACTGAACATTCATAAAACTATAAATGATTGGATTCActgaattattgataaaatatgattttaaacagaATTTGTAGAACACTTCTGCGGATTCAGACAACATTTCCTCGAAATTTTTCACTATATTTCTTATAACCATTACTGTTAGAAATGGAAGAAAGCTGAGCACAAATACCACGGTTACAATCCCTAGCATCAAAGTAGTTTTAGATGCCTGTATTTTGTGTGGTGATTTCTTCTCTTCTAACTTTTGATGAACACAGCTTGCTTgatgtttatgtttttgtttgtctttgtcatTAGTTTGGCCCTTTTCAATATCCGAGAAAGAAGTTTCCCCTGAGAGAGACGTTGGTTCCTTTGTTTTCTTTCGGTAGAGAATTTCTGATATATTTCCtttcttcttttgttttctaataAATAAAACGATTTTAGTgtatattattgtaaaaaacacaacacagacaacaaaataaagaaataataatccATAGTAAACAAGAGGATACTTTGTACCCTTCATGGAATCGTCCGTAGAACAATCCACCCCAGAAATACCAGGAATTCCAacatctttagttttctttccAAAAACAATGCCTGCCGGCCAACATGTCACAATTCCTATTACAATAGCTATAATGCAAATTCGTTTTGCCTTCTctgttgtcatttgtttaccGTATTTACATATCCGGTTGTATCTATCTATAGCGACTGCCATTAACGTGACTATTGAACCCATTGTTGACAACGATTCTACTGTTCGTAGTGCCTTGCAAGCAGCCGGTGCGTAAAACATTATCGAGTATCGGAGATCGGCGATCTCCGTCGGCATTCCGATGACCACCGTCAAAAGATCAAGCACTGCTAGGTTAATTATAAAGTAATGGAGTGACGAATTTATTCTCTTTCGAACATACACAATAATGACGAGAATATTCCCAAATAATCCAGTAAATATCAGTAAGAACATGTAGATGATGACCGGAAGATATCGTAAGGCAAGTTTATCGTTCAATGTCCGTAACAGTTCTTCTGAATTCGTGATGTTTATGGTAGAATTGGTGCTGCTTATTTCACTACTATTTACCTGCGACCAAGACATATTGGATAGATTTCAACTATGTACCAATGATTCATGTAATGATATCACCTATACCACAAGCACTT is a genomic window of Mytilus trossulus isolate FHL-02 chromosome 1, PNRI_Mtr1.1.1.hap1, whole genome shotgun sequence containing:
- the LOC134715066 gene encoding dopamine D2-like receptor yields the protein MSWSQVNSSEISSTNSTINITNSEELLRTLNDKLALRYLPVIIYMFLLIFTGLFGNILVIIVYVRKRINSSLHYFIINLAVLDLLTVVIGMPTEIADLRYSIMFYAPAACKALRTVESLSTMGSIVTLMAVAIDRYNRICKYGKQMTTEKAKRICIIAIVIGIVTCWPAGIVFGKKTKDVGIPGISGVDCSTDDSMKENKRRKEIYQKFSTERKQRNQRLSQGKLLSRILKRAKLMTKTNKNINIKQAVFIKS